CTTTCAACGTGGCCGGCATCGCTTACATTACCAATAAAATCATAAAATATCAGCGGCAACATGAAGCTAAATAAAATCATCCTGGCTGTAATCATCTTCGTTGCTCTGGTTCTCGTGCTTTTGGTTATTTCAAGAAATGACGAGGAAACGCCGCCGCCGGGACAACCAGCCGCGACTTGGGAAACTAAAACTGACGAGCGGCCGCCGGTTACCGTTACCGTGACTCCGGTTGAATTCGGCAGCGGTTCAAAAACATGGAAGTTTGATGTTGTCTTTGACACCCATTCCGGAAGCCTGGATGACAACATTCTCACGGCGGCGTCTCTTATTGATGACAAGGGCAACGCCTATCAGCCGATTTCTTGGGAAGGGCCGGGGCCTGGCGGGCACCACCGCGAAGGAGTTTTGGTATTTAGCGCAGTCAAGCCAGTCTCGTCATTTATAGAATTAAAGATTAAAAATGTTGGCGGCGTTGCCGAGCGTTTGTTTAGGTGGAGCTTAAAATAAATTATAATGTCCAAGCTCACTTTTATCATTTATTTAATTCTGTTCGCGGCGTTGCTGTTGCACCCGCATCTTATCGAACACATCGGCCCAATATCCAAACCGTATGTGGAGTCTATTTTGAATGTTGTCATTATCGGGCTGGGGCTTCTTACTTACTATCTGCATCAGCGCCGACTTGCCCGCCAGGAGAAAGCCCTAAATATCTCTAAAGCAAAATTACTGGAGTCGTTTAAATATATCGGCTTGGTCAACCGCCAGCTGCCTCTGTTGCGGCAGGTCAGCACGGACCTGATGGCGAATAATAATGGCGCCAAACAAGGCAAAAAGACGGTGTTTGATAATCTTTTGGCCATCGCCGTTGTTTCCATCGCGAAAAAGAAATGGGGAGTCTTGCGGTTTATCGCTGTTGATAGCTACCAAACAGTTAAAGAATTTATACACACTCATAACAAAGCGCTTGTTGCCAGCCGCATCAGTAATCGTGAATTAGTCGTGGCGTCTGGCCAGAGTAACTTTGCCACCGCTCAAGATTTCTATAGTATACATACCAGCGACCAGGCGGCAGTGGTTAAGGCCTATTTAATCTTTCCCCGCGGCTCCGGCGCCGAGGACCTGGCCAATGAATATTCGGTCTTGCAGGCCATTACCGACCAGGCGCAGCTGTTTTTTAAATATTTGTATGTCTAAATAATTAAACAAGGAGACAATGTTATGCAATTGCAACAAAATAAATTAGCCTTGGCCGGAGCCGAGGCGGTTTCCGTTCTTTATCTGGCCTGCGTCATCTTGGTCTGGATTGCGCCCGCGTTCGCGGTTAAGTTCTTCAGCTACCTGTTCCATGGCATCAACCTCGCGGCCATTACCACTGACGCGGGGCTGAATCTGGGCGCGGTGATCATCGGCCTGGTTGAAGCCTTTGCCTACACCTACGCAAGCCTGTACCTGTTCGCCTGGTTCTATAACCGCTCGGTGAAATAACCATGCCAGAACACGATCACAGTTGCTGCCACCATTCGGCAGATACTCCGGTACTGCCTGTCGGCAACGGCACGCAAACCTATACCTGCCCCATGCACCCGGAAATCCGGCAGGATCGGCCCGGCATGTGCCCGGAATGCGGCATGAACCTCGTTCCAGCAAAAGAGAAAAAAGGGGCAATGGACCACGCTGGCCACGACAAGCACGCCGGCCACTCAACGGCCTTGTTTTTGCGCAAGTTTTGGGTGAGCTTGATTCTCACTGTTCCGGTGGTGTTGTACGCGGATGTTGTTGAGAAGATTTTCAAGTGGTCGCCGCCGGCTTTTTCGGGTTCTGACTTTCTGCCGTTGGTTCTCGGTTCAATCGTGTTTTTCTACGGGGGCTGGGTATTCCTTGCCGGAGCTGGGCGCGAGATCCGCGGCCGCCTGCCGGGCATGATGACGCTCATCGGCATCGCCGTTTCAGCCGCTTATTTTTGGAGCGTGTACGCGGTTTTTGCGGGCGCAGAAGCCCTATTCTGGGAGCTCACGACATTGATTACTATTATGCTCCTGGGCCACTGGCTTGAGATGCGGGCCGTGAGCGGTGCCCAAGGCGCGCTCAGAGAACTCTCAAAATTACTTCCGGACACCGCAGAAGTAATCCGCAACGGCCAGCCGACAACGGTTCAGTTGTCCGAACTTAGAGAGGGTGACGTTGTCCTAGTGCGGCCTGGAGCCAAAATTCCTGCGGATGGCCGCATTGCTGATGGTGAATCAGACGTAAATGAATCAATGGTTACCGGAGAATCAAAGCCGGTGGCTAAAAAGGAGGGCGATGCGGTGATTGCCGGAACCATCAACGGCGACGGCGTGCTCAAGATCAGCGTTTCAAATATCGGCGAGAAAACGTTTCTGGCTGGCGTGATGCGCCTGGTTGCCGAAGCCCAGGCATCCAAATCGCGGCTTCAAATCCTCTCGGACCGGGCCGCGCTCTATTTGACCGTTGTCGCCGTTTCCGGGGGCCTAGTGACGCTCGTTGCGTGGCTTGCCGCGGGCGCGGAAGTCGGGTTTGCGGTTGCGCGGCTGGTTGCGGTGCTCGTCATTGCGTGCCCGCACGCCCTGGGACTTGCGGTGCCCCTGGTTGCGTCCATTTCCACCACCAAAGCTGCGCATAACGGTTTTCTTGTAAAACAGCGCCTTGCCTTGGAGGCGGCGCGAAGCGTTGATACGGTTTTGTTTGATAAAACCGGAACCTTGACCCGCGGCGAATTCGGCGTGGTATCCTATTCTTCAGACGAAGCGTTGGCGCTCGCGGCATCAGTTGACGCGCACTCCGAGCACCCCATTGCTCGCGGCATTGTTGCGGAAGCCAAGAAACAGGGGCTCGGGCTCCGGGAAGCAAAAAATTTCAAGCGCATCCCCGGTGTCGGCGCCGAAGCCGAAGTGGACGGCAAAAGGGTCTTTGTCGGCCACCGCGGAAAATCTGATATACAAGTGGAACTGGACGGCGCTGCAGTCGGCACCCTTGCTGTTGCAGACACCATCCGCGTTGAGGCAGCCGAAGCCCTGCAAGAGCTCAAAGGCATGGGTATGCGGCTTGCCATGATCACCGGCGATTCCGAGGAAGTGGCGCAACAGGTGAGTAAAGAACTTGGCATTGACGAATACTTTGCCCGCGTCTTGCCGCACCAAAAGTCAGAAAAAGTCAAAGAGCTCCAATCACGCGGTTTGAGAGTGGCTATGGTTGGCGACGGCATCAACGACGCTCCGGCGCTTACGCAGGCTGACCTCGGCATTGCCATTGGCGCGGGAACCAATGTGGCCATTGAATCAGCCGGCATTATCCTGGTCCGGAACGATCCGCGGGATATTGCCAAAATAGTCAGGCTGTCCAAGATGACGTACGCAAAGATGATCCAGAACCTTTTCTGGGCGACCGGCTACAACGTCGTTGCACTGCCGCTCGCGGCCGGCGCGCTCTCCGCGTGGGGCATCATTCTTGAGCCGGCCCTTGCCGCGGTGTTCATGTCCGCGAGCACGGTCATTGTGGCCGCCAACGCCCTGCTCCTCAAACGCGCGCCCTTGGTATGATGCGGGGAATCGCCATAGTATTCTCGCAGTGGCGCTACGCAGCGCTCGCCGCATCCATTGCGCTGGGGTTGTTTTTGTTTATCGCATGGCTGCCGAACCGCGCGTTGCTCGGATTTGCGCTTGGGTCTGAAACTATTTCATTTTGGAAGCTCATCTGGCAGAGTCCGCAGTTTTTTGTGGCCAATGAAACGCGCACGAGTGCGTTTATCGCGCTGGCCGTCATCATCCTCTCGGCAACCAACACTGCTCTGCTTGCGTATTATCTCAAGCGCAGGATCCATTCACAGCGCGGCGCAGGCATTGGCCTTGCCGGAACCGTGGTCGGGCTCTTGGGAGTCGGATGCGCGGCGTGCGGCTCAATCATCCTCTCATCAATTTTCGGCCTTGGCGCTGCTGCATCCTTTTTGGGAGTGTTGCCGTTTGGGGGCCTTGAGTTCGGGGTTGTTGGCATTCTCGCGCTCGCTTTTTCAATCAGGCTCTTGAGCCGGCGCATTCAAGATCCGGATGCCTGCGCCGTGCCGGGGCGCGCCACAAACCCCCCATTCCACTAAACGGGATTTGCTCGCGGAAAAATCCGAATGTTTCAATTGGTCGGGGTACTGGGATTTGAACCCAGAATCCCCACGTCCCAAACGTGGTGCCTTAGCCAATTAGGCCATACCCCGGCGTCAGCCGCGCGCTTCAGGTTCCAGATACTCCTTTGAGTACAAAGCAGTATCTTTCACCTTGCGCCCGCGTCTTCCTTTCAAATTTCTGCTTAACCTCGGCGAGTACGCCTCGGCCCAAGCAGAAATTTGTGAAGACACATGTATTTTCTGGTGGGCGATCGAGGAATCGAACCTCGGACCTCGTCATTATCAGTGACGCGCTCTAACCATCTGAGCTAATCGCCCGTGGTGCCGCGGGGGTGAGTCGTCATCACCCCGTTAATACGGGGGCCAGGCGCTTCCCGTCCGCCATATGGCAGACGGTACTCCCAAAAGGGATAGTCTCTACACCTTTCCGCCTCATCGGCGGACTTGGCTCGGGATTGCCCGCATGGGGTTTCCCCGAATTCACCTGGTTTGCTGTAGCCTATTACTAGGCTAAGGCCCAAAGATTTAGGCCTTCGCTCTACCGCTGAGCTACCGCGGCACGCGGTAATTATCAATTCTTTTCTTTCTGGTGGACGATGGAGGATTTGAACCTCCGACCTCGTCGATGTCAACGACGCGCTCTAACCAACTGAGCTAATCGTCCTCGTCAGAGTCGGACTGCGGGTTGCGCGTGCGAGCAAGCTCGCCCGCTCCACCCTTCGCCCGCCTCTTCCTCTCAAATT
This portion of the Parcubacteria group bacterium genome encodes:
- the cadA gene encoding cadmium-translocating P-type ATPase, translating into MHPEIRQDRPGMCPECGMNLVPAKEKKGAMDHAGHDKHAGHSTALFLRKFWVSLILTVPVVLYADVVEKIFKWSPPAFSGSDFLPLVLGSIVFFYGGWVFLAGAGREIRGRLPGMMTLIGIAVSAAYFWSVYAVFAGAEALFWELTTLITIMLLGHWLEMRAVSGAQGALRELSKLLPDTAEVIRNGQPTTVQLSELREGDVVLVRPGAKIPADGRIADGESDVNESMVTGESKPVAKKEGDAVIAGTINGDGVLKISVSNIGEKTFLAGVMRLVAEAQASKSRLQILSDRAALYLTVVAVSGGLVTLVAWLAAGAEVGFAVARLVAVLVIACPHALGLAVPLVASISTTKAAHNGFLVKQRLALEAARSVDTVLFDKTGTLTRGEFGVVSYSSDEALALAASVDAHSEHPIARGIVAEAKKQGLGLREAKNFKRIPGVGAEAEVDGKRVFVGHRGKSDIQVELDGAAVGTLAVADTIRVEAAEALQELKGMGMRLAMITGDSEEVAQQVSKELGIDEYFARVLPHQKSEKVKELQSRGLRVAMVGDGINDAPALTQADLGIAIGAGTNVAIESAGIILVRNDPRDIAKIVRLSKMTYAKMIQNLFWATGYNVVALPLAAGALSAWGIILEPALAAVFMSASTVIVAANALLLKRAPLV